The following coding sequences are from one Geothrix sp. window:
- a CDS encoding DinB family protein, with protein MATAALPEGTTAAYRQRLAAFVGDQEPLAVLARTPEVLAATVRTHDRRRLQVRPIEGKWTPLEVMGHFCDCEWVYGYRARLILCEENPTILGMDQDLWVAGQKYNGREPMEVVEEFRALRGHNLRLWRSLSPAELARTGQHNERGPESLGLLRTLMAGHDLLHLDQLQRLLMAIV; from the coding sequence ATGGCCACCGCAGCCCTGCCGGAAGGCACCACCGCCGCCTACCGCCAGCGCCTGGCGGCGTTCGTGGGGGACCAGGAGCCCCTCGCGGTGCTGGCCCGCACCCCCGAGGTGCTGGCGGCCACCGTCCGCACCCACGACCGCCGGCGCCTGCAGGTGCGGCCCATCGAGGGGAAGTGGACGCCCCTGGAGGTCATGGGCCACTTCTGCGACTGCGAGTGGGTCTACGGCTACCGCGCCCGGCTCATCCTCTGCGAGGAGAATCCGACCATCCTGGGCATGGACCAGGATCTCTGGGTGGCCGGGCAGAAGTACAACGGGCGCGAGCCCATGGAGGTGGTGGAGGAGTTCCGCGCCCTGCGTGGCCACAACCTGCGCCTGTGGCGGAGCCTCAGCCCGGCGGAGCTGGCGCGCACGGGCCAGCACAACGAGCGCGGCCCCGAATCCCTGGGCCTGCTCCGCACCCTCATGGCCGGCCACGACCTGCTGCACCTGGACCAGCTCCAGCGGCTGCTCATGGCCATCGTCTAG
- a CDS encoding aminoacyl-tRNA deacylase: MPMTRLKEFLNRNGVPHQVIPHPLAFTATSVAGAAHIPGREMAKTVVIDLDGQHVLAVLPAHRKVDLERLRKSTDSYYADLAQEWEFVREFPDCEPGAMPPFGNLFGLPVYVEAHLAADAEIAFNAGNHTEVVRMAYKDFERLVQPTVVEM, encoded by the coding sequence ATGCCCATGACCAGGCTGAAGGAATTCCTCAACCGGAACGGGGTGCCGCACCAGGTCATCCCCCATCCCCTGGCCTTCACGGCCACGTCCGTGGCCGGGGCGGCGCACATCCCCGGCCGGGAGATGGCCAAGACGGTGGTGATCGACCTGGACGGCCAGCATGTCCTGGCGGTGCTGCCCGCCCACCGGAAGGTGGACCTGGAGCGCCTGCGCAAGTCCACGGACTCCTACTACGCGGACCTGGCCCAGGAGTGGGAGTTCGTCCGCGAGTTCCCCGACTGCGAGCCCGGCGCCATGCCGCCCTTCGGCAACCTCTTCGGCCTGCCGGTCTACGTGGAGGCCCACCTGGCCGCCGACGCCGAGATCGCCTTCAACGCCGGCAACCACACCGAAGTGGTGCGCATGGCCTACAAGGACTTCGAGCGCCTCGTGCAGCCCACGGTCGTGGAGATGTAG
- a CDS encoding DinB family protein: MLQDTPSFLAYWRNARSRTVRVLEALAPEDLEWAPTPGAFSFGDLFRHLAGLERFMYAENVQGRPSCYPGHGVDLAPGLDGVRAYLDRCHAESLAIFGQLSDADLLAPCVNLAGAQMATWKWLRAMAEHEAHHRGQLYLMASLRGRSVAPLFDLTEEQLAAASEPAEKKKRNTDEHR, encoded by the coding sequence ATGCTCCAGGACACCCCCTCCTTTCTCGCCTACTGGCGCAACGCCCGGTCCCGCACGGTGCGGGTGCTGGAGGCGCTGGCGCCTGAGGACCTGGAGTGGGCGCCCACGCCCGGGGCCTTCAGCTTCGGCGACCTGTTCCGCCACCTGGCGGGGCTTGAACGGTTCATGTACGCGGAGAACGTGCAGGGCCGCCCCAGCTGCTACCCGGGCCACGGGGTCGACCTCGCGCCGGGCCTGGACGGCGTGCGCGCCTACCTGGACCGCTGCCACGCCGAGTCCCTAGCCATCTTCGGCCAGCTCAGTGACGCCGACCTGCTGGCCCCCTGCGTGAACCTGGCAGGCGCACAGATGGCCACCTGGAAGTGGCTCCGCGCCATGGCCGAGCACGAAGCCCACCACCGCGGCCAGCTCTACCTCATGGCCAGCCTCCGTGGCCGCAGCGTGGCCCCCCTCTTCGACCTCACCGAAGAACAGCTCGCCGCCGCATCCGAACCCGCTGAAAAGAAAAAGCGGAACACCGATGAACACCGATAA
- a CDS encoding ferredoxin--NADP reductase, with amino-acid sequence MPEANAIVTQRIDSAPGLMVLRVAPAGWELPAFSPGQFAVLGLPTSAPRSPGAEPEEPALPPDAFLRRAYSIASSSLEHQYLEFYLVEVKSGALTPRLFNLKPGDKLWLGPKFTGMFTLDEVPTEQNVVFIATGTGLAPYMSMLRTHLARDGRRRFAVIHGARNSWDLGYRDELVQMQRLAPNFHYLPVLTRPATELAPWTGHTGRLPAFWAEGVLARTWGFRPAPADTHIFLCGNPDMLTTLQGQLEAEGFREHTKKAPGQIHLEKYW; translated from the coding sequence ATGCCCGAAGCCAATGCCATCGTGACGCAGCGCATCGACTCCGCCCCGGGCCTGATGGTCCTGCGGGTGGCCCCGGCCGGGTGGGAGCTGCCGGCCTTCTCGCCGGGCCAGTTCGCGGTGCTGGGGCTGCCCACCTCGGCCCCGCGGAGCCCCGGCGCCGAGCCCGAGGAGCCCGCCCTGCCCCCGGACGCCTTCCTGCGCCGCGCCTACTCCATCGCCTCCTCCTCCCTGGAGCACCAGTACCTGGAGTTCTACCTGGTGGAGGTGAAGAGCGGGGCCCTCACGCCCCGGCTCTTCAACCTGAAGCCCGGGGACAAGCTGTGGCTGGGCCCCAAGTTCACGGGCATGTTCACCCTGGACGAGGTGCCAACCGAGCAGAACGTGGTGTTCATCGCCACGGGCACGGGGCTGGCCCCCTACATGTCCATGCTGCGCACGCACCTGGCGCGGGATGGCCGCCGCCGCTTCGCGGTGATCCACGGGGCCCGGAACTCCTGGGACCTGGGCTACCGGGATGAGCTGGTGCAGATGCAGCGCCTGGCGCCGAACTTCCACTACCTCCCCGTGCTCACCCGCCCCGCCACGGAGCTGGCCCCCTGGACGGGTCACACGGGACGGCTGCCGGCCTTCTGGGCCGAGGGGGTGCTGGCGCGGACCTGGGGCTTCCGGCCCGCCCCCGCCGACACGCACATCTTCCTCTGCGGCAACCCCGACATGCTGACCACCCTGCAGGGCCAGCTGGAGGCCGAGGGCTTCCGCGAGCACACCAAGAAGGCCCCCGGGCAGATCCACCTGGAGAAGTACTGGTAG
- a CDS encoding NAD(P)H-binding protein: protein MPTPVSSSRPRVALAGTSGFIGAALCEALGDRFDLRILTRSLTRTAPRAQDEVRSCDHFSRLELARALEGVDYAVYLVHNRDPSARLDQAQSRDMDLLVADNFAWAAARNGVRQILCRAPLLAASERPTGRDAREREEVLASRGVPLTVLRTGLVVGPGGELARLLVQMVQSLPRIPLPHLATNEIRPLSLEALLRAFQHCVGRAETFGGSFDVFGPEPTSLRRMLEDTADLLGRPVHFAPWGDLSQGAFAALLKRLNPSLHPVFVTYLLDMFSAESHGEANPVQQAVTRDWTPLKQCLGRSLQQSLRAVEGEATGPQRALDDETLRQLGRVRSIQRLRLPQGRNAEWVAERYFPWLGALMKLFVATERDADGSWTVRMRLTRLRLLRLDFKPTHSTPDRRMYFITGGALARMLGGRTARLEFRDLLGGRFTLVAIHDFNPALPWFFYRYTQAAMHGLVMKGFQGHMEQAAEGGPML, encoded by the coding sequence GTGCCCACACCTGTTTCCTCCTCCCGCCCCCGGGTCGCCCTGGCCGGCACCAGCGGCTTCATCGGAGCGGCGCTCTGCGAGGCGCTGGGGGACCGCTTCGACCTGCGCATCCTCACGCGCTCACTGACCCGCACGGCGCCGCGGGCGCAGGACGAGGTGCGCAGCTGCGACCACTTCTCCCGGCTGGAGCTGGCCCGGGCCCTGGAGGGCGTGGACTACGCGGTGTACCTGGTGCACAACCGCGACCCCTCGGCCCGCCTGGACCAGGCCCAGTCCCGGGACATGGACCTGCTGGTGGCGGACAACTTCGCCTGGGCCGCCGCCCGCAACGGCGTGCGGCAGATCCTCTGCCGGGCCCCCCTGCTGGCCGCCTCGGAGCGGCCCACGGGCCGGGACGCCCGGGAGCGGGAGGAGGTGCTGGCCTCCCGCGGCGTGCCCCTCACGGTGCTGCGCACGGGCCTGGTGGTGGGACCGGGCGGCGAGCTGGCCCGGCTGCTGGTGCAGATGGTCCAGAGCCTGCCGCGCATCCCCCTGCCCCACCTGGCCACCAACGAGATCCGGCCGCTCTCCCTGGAGGCCCTGCTGCGGGCCTTCCAGCACTGCGTGGGCCGCGCGGAGACCTTCGGCGGGAGCTTCGACGTCTTCGGCCCCGAGCCCACCAGCCTCCGGCGGATGCTGGAGGACACCGCGGACCTGCTGGGCCGCCCGGTGCACTTCGCGCCGTGGGGAGACCTGTCCCAGGGGGCCTTCGCCGCCCTGCTGAAGCGGCTGAACCCCTCCCTGCATCCGGTCTTCGTCACCTACCTGCTGGACATGTTCTCGGCCGAGTCCCACGGCGAGGCCAACCCCGTGCAGCAGGCCGTGACCCGGGACTGGACGCCCCTGAAGCAGTGCCTTGGGCGGTCGCTGCAGCAGTCCCTGCGAGCCGTCGAGGGGGAGGCCACCGGCCCCCAGCGGGCGCTGGACGACGAGACCCTCCGCCAGCTGGGCCGGGTGCGCTCCATCCAGCGCCTGCGCCTGCCGCAGGGCCGGAACGCGGAGTGGGTGGCGGAGCGCTACTTCCCCTGGCTGGGGGCGCTGATGAAGCTCTTCGTGGCCACGGAGCGCGACGCGGACGGCTCCTGGACCGTGCGGATGCGGCTGACGCGGCTCCGCCTGCTGCGCCTGGACTTCAAGCCCACCCACAGCACGCCGGACCGCCGCATGTACTTCATCACCGGCGGCGCCCTGGCGCGGATGCTGGGGGGGCGCACGGCCCGCCTGGAGTTCCGCGACCTGCTGGGCGGCCGCTTCACCCTGGTGGCCATCCACGACTTCAACCCGGCCCTGCCCTGGTTCTTCTACCGCTACACCCAGGCGGCCATGCACGGCCTGGTGATGAAGGGTTTCCAGGGCCACATGGAGCAGGCCGCCGAGGGCGGGCCGATGCTTTAA
- a CDS encoding PIN domain-containing protein yields MKSRWGEPPMVMRREKPPKYVLIPDTGLLWHDDKCLIVNPEFDTFLLQHSKKYELEVNVPEIVMEELAFQQSTSAIKSFEQMLPLLEKINQIIDKNINIKITNTEIKKFARDRAYKWAHDHKIKILPINIEKVDWNRIIHQATWRLPPFTFDPKNPEKEKGFRDTLILETAIQKSKEAAEDCNVVFISKDNLLRETAEKIFGGNSNMLVFNNLESFSSYLKLFEEKLTKKFIQNIQHRARRKFYSDDDDNNLWEKYDISSQIANKVKEIFKEPPDPEKSRGIVALANLSNKFRPFGESKIFFNSPTFNKLESSNIFHWNSLVTYSQPFQLALNFITRKPDSSSKKLKIIQFNIQWHATVKADGRFMSIVLDEISILDSFFDFPTNEQLNNYYGPWPDRHQPNSES; encoded by the coding sequence ATGAAGAGCCGATGGGGTGAGCCACCTATGGTGATGAGACGAGAAAAACCGCCTAAATATGTCCTCATCCCAGATACAGGCTTGCTTTGGCACGATGATAAATGTTTAATTGTTAACCCAGAGTTCGATACTTTTTTATTACAACATTCTAAAAAATACGAACTTGAAGTTAACGTGCCCGAAATAGTCATGGAAGAATTGGCATTTCAACAATCAACTTCTGCTATTAAATCATTCGAGCAAATGTTGCCACTTCTTGAAAAAATAAATCAAATTATTGATAAAAATATTAATATTAAAATTACAAATACTGAAATAAAAAAATTCGCCAGAGATAGGGCGTATAAATGGGCACACGATCATAAAATTAAAATTCTACCTATCAACATCGAAAAAGTTGATTGGAATAGAATTATTCATCAAGCGACTTGGAGATTACCACCATTTACATTTGACCCAAAAAATCCTGAAAAAGAAAAGGGATTTCGGGACACATTAATTTTAGAAACAGCCATTCAAAAATCCAAAGAAGCGGCCGAAGATTGCAATGTAGTGTTCATATCCAAAGACAATCTTCTTAGAGAAACAGCAGAGAAGATATTCGGTGGCAACTCCAATATGTTGGTATTTAATAATCTCGAATCTTTTTCTTCCTATTTAAAATTGTTTGAAGAGAAATTAACAAAAAAATTTATCCAAAACATACAACACAGAGCAAGAAGGAAATTCTATTCCGATGACGATGATAACAATTTATGGGAAAAATATGATATTTCAAGCCAAATAGCCAATAAAGTTAAAGAGATTTTCAAAGAGCCCCCTGATCCTGAAAAATCCAGAGGAATTGTCGCCCTAGCGAATTTATCTAATAAATTTAGGCCATTTGGAGAGAGTAAAATATTTTTTAATAGTCCAACATTCAACAAATTAGAATCTTCAAATATTTTTCATTGGAATTCTCTTGTTACTTATTCACAGCCTTTTCAATTGGCCTTAAATTTTATAACGAGGAAACCAGATTCAAGTTCCAAAAAATTAAAAATTATTCAATTCAACATACAATGGCATGCCACGGTAAAAGCAGATGGTAGGTTCATGTCCATAGTTCTTGATGAAATTTCGATACTGGATAGTTTTTTTGATTTTCCAACTAATGAGCAATTAAATAATTACTATGGCCCATGGCCTGACCGCCATCAACCAAATTCTGAATCTTAA
- a CDS encoding helix-turn-helix transcriptional regulator yields the protein MSFAHRIAEEVRPFLDLLEGSPDPVFVTDSHNRLVAWNRSAERLLGYGPEEALGMSCSALMGGCDGSGNRYCSEHCPLVDMAGRGDVVRHFDLRLRPRSGPPLCVDVNILQLTAPPPHHFYLVHILKPSDRELRPQAAREEPETPPRAAVLSARESPDVRARKLTQREVEILGLVAAGRTSAEIASLLHISTLTVRNHTQNILDKLEVHSKAEAVAFAFQKHLV from the coding sequence GTGAGCTTCGCCCACCGGATCGCCGAGGAGGTCCGCCCCTTCCTCGACCTGCTGGAGGGGTCTCCGGACCCGGTCTTCGTGACGGACAGCCACAACCGGCTGGTGGCCTGGAACCGGAGCGCCGAGCGGCTGCTGGGCTATGGCCCGGAAGAGGCCCTCGGCATGTCCTGTTCGGCCCTCATGGGGGGCTGCGACGGCTCGGGCAACCGCTACTGCTCCGAGCATTGTCCGCTGGTGGACATGGCCGGGCGCGGGGACGTGGTGCGCCACTTCGACCTGCGCCTGCGGCCCCGGTCCGGGCCGCCGCTCTGCGTGGACGTGAACATCCTGCAGCTGACGGCCCCTCCGCCCCACCATTTCTACCTGGTGCACATCCTGAAGCCCTCGGACCGGGAGCTGCGGCCCCAGGCAGCCCGGGAGGAGCCCGAGACCCCGCCGAGGGCCGCCGTGCTGAGCGCCCGGGAGTCGCCGGACGTCCGGGCCCGGAAGCTCACCCAGCGGGAGGTGGAGATCCTGGGCCTGGTGGCCGCGGGCCGGACCTCGGCCGAGATCGCCTCCCTGCTGCACATCTCCACCCTGACGGTGCGGAACCACACGCAGAACATCCTGGACAAACTGGAGGTCCACTCCAAGGCCGAGGCGGTGGCCTTCGCCTTCCAGAAGCACCTGGTGTAG
- the topA gene encoding type I DNA topoisomerase, which produces MTKLVIVESPSKAKTITKYLGKGYKVMASVGHIRDLPKKLGVDIENGFQEEYEISPAKEKVVKELKAAAKTATELVLATDPDREGEAISWHLLEAIKPPKTLPVSRVLFNEITPAGIQKAMAAPTTINKKLVDAQRARRVLDRLVGYKVSQVLWDKVRRGLSAGRVQSVAVRIIVDREKEILAFNPVEYWVLKGRFAAKLPPSFWMRLVKLGGQPLQLGNKETKRRVGDAAQAKDLKTKLEKADYKVTGLETKEKKRNPAAPFTTAKLQQESAQKLKMSVSRTMQNAQRLYEGVDFGEGPVGLITYMRTDSPRMAPEAVEATREFIASKYGKEFLPAKARVYTGKAGAQDAHEAIRPTDITRTPESLRGHLEPDQFRLYALIWRRTMASQMEAARFDETVVQTEAEVGKDTATFEAKGEIERFAGWLAVYRADKTEVEAEAIADATKGADEEDEDDAQLPALKLGEALKLEQLDADQQFTKPPARFNEATLVKELEEDGIGRPSTYASIISTIQDRDYVKKHEGRFKPTDLGMTVTELLLQGFHDLMDPKYTSGMEGNLDRIEEGKLTFKKAMTDFYGPFEQSLAAAGKDMQNLKAGVPTGEKCPKCGDRKKNPGTLLKRIGRNGLFVGCTNYSAELEKDKCDYTADLEKMEEPEDAPECPLCGTTPMNLRKGQWGPFWACPNYPKCKGIVKADPKGIPVPPDEPTGEKCPNCGKGFVKRHGRYGEFVCCVDYPTCKTVKKEILAVPCPKCGGGLSPRKTRFGKVFYGCTNYPKCDFTAWDKPVPVTCPACKNPIMGEKTKKPRGKDPIQVLVCPNCKHEEPMG; this is translated from the coding sequence GTGACAAAGCTCGTGATCGTCGAAAGCCCCTCCAAGGCGAAGACCATCACCAAGTACCTCGGCAAGGGGTACAAGGTCATGGCTTCCGTGGGGCACATCCGGGACCTGCCGAAGAAGCTGGGCGTGGACATCGAGAACGGGTTCCAGGAGGAATACGAGATCAGCCCGGCCAAGGAGAAGGTGGTCAAGGAGCTGAAGGCCGCCGCCAAGACCGCCACCGAGCTGGTGCTCGCCACCGACCCCGACCGCGAGGGGGAGGCCATCAGCTGGCACCTGCTGGAGGCCATCAAGCCGCCCAAGACCCTGCCCGTGAGCCGCGTCCTCTTCAACGAGATCACCCCGGCGGGCATCCAGAAGGCCATGGCCGCCCCCACCACCATTAATAAGAAGCTGGTGGACGCCCAGCGGGCCCGCCGCGTGCTGGACCGCCTGGTGGGCTACAAGGTGAGCCAGGTGCTCTGGGACAAGGTGCGCCGGGGCCTCAGCGCCGGGCGCGTGCAGAGCGTGGCCGTGCGCATCATCGTGGACCGCGAGAAGGAGATCCTGGCCTTCAACCCCGTCGAGTACTGGGTGCTGAAGGGCCGCTTCGCCGCCAAGCTGCCGCCCTCCTTCTGGATGCGCCTGGTGAAGCTGGGGGGCCAGCCGCTACAGCTCGGCAACAAGGAGACCAAGCGCCGCGTGGGCGATGCCGCCCAGGCCAAGGACCTGAAGACCAAGCTCGAAAAGGCCGACTACAAGGTCACGGGCCTGGAGACCAAGGAGAAGAAGCGCAACCCCGCCGCCCCCTTCACCACCGCCAAGCTGCAGCAGGAATCGGCCCAGAAGCTCAAGATGAGCGTGAGCCGCACCATGCAGAACGCCCAGCGGCTCTACGAGGGCGTGGACTTCGGCGAAGGCCCCGTGGGCCTCATCACCTACATGCGCACCGACTCGCCCCGCATGGCCCCCGAGGCCGTGGAGGCCACCCGCGAGTTCATCGCGTCGAAGTACGGCAAGGAGTTCCTGCCCGCCAAGGCCCGCGTGTACACAGGCAAGGCCGGGGCGCAGGACGCGCACGAGGCCATCCGCCCCACGGACATCACCCGCACGCCGGAATCCCTGCGCGGGCACCTGGAGCCCGACCAGTTCCGCCTCTACGCGCTGATCTGGCGGCGGACGATGGCCTCGCAGATGGAGGCCGCGCGCTTCGACGAGACCGTGGTGCAGACCGAGGCCGAAGTGGGCAAGGACACGGCCACCTTCGAGGCCAAGGGCGAGATCGAGCGCTTCGCGGGCTGGCTGGCGGTGTACCGCGCCGACAAGACCGAGGTGGAAGCCGAGGCCATCGCCGATGCCACCAAGGGCGCCGACGAGGAGGACGAGGACGACGCGCAGCTGCCGGCCCTGAAGCTGGGCGAGGCGCTGAAGCTCGAGCAGCTCGACGCGGACCAGCAGTTCACCAAGCCCCCCGCCCGCTTCAACGAGGCCACGCTGGTGAAGGAGCTGGAGGAGGACGGCATCGGCCGGCCCTCCACCTACGCCAGCATCATCAGCACCATCCAGGACCGCGACTACGTCAAGAAGCACGAGGGCCGCTTCAAGCCCACGGATCTCGGCATGACGGTCACCGAGCTGCTGCTGCAGGGCTTCCACGACCTCATGGATCCCAAGTACACCTCGGGCATGGAGGGCAACCTCGACCGCATCGAGGAGGGCAAGCTCACCTTCAAGAAGGCCATGACGGACTTCTACGGGCCCTTCGAGCAGAGCCTGGCCGCCGCCGGCAAGGACATGCAGAACCTCAAGGCCGGCGTGCCCACGGGGGAGAAGTGCCCCAAGTGCGGCGACCGGAAGAAGAACCCCGGCACGCTGCTCAAGCGCATCGGCCGCAACGGGCTCTTCGTGGGCTGCACCAACTACAGCGCCGAGCTGGAAAAGGACAAGTGCGACTACACGGCGGACCTCGAAAAGATGGAGGAGCCCGAGGACGCGCCGGAGTGCCCGCTCTGCGGCACCACGCCCATGAACCTGCGCAAGGGCCAGTGGGGCCCCTTCTGGGCCTGCCCCAACTACCCCAAGTGCAAGGGCATCGTGAAGGCCGATCCCAAGGGCATCCCCGTGCCGCCGGACGAGCCCACGGGCGAGAAGTGCCCCAACTGCGGCAAGGGCTTCGTGAAGCGGCACGGCCGCTACGGCGAGTTCGTCTGCTGCGTGGACTACCCCACCTGCAAGACCGTGAAGAAGGAGATCCTGGCCGTGCCCTGCCCCAAGTGCGGCGGCGGCCTCAGCCCCCGCAAGACCCGCTTCGGCAAGGTCTTCTACGGCTGCACCAACTACCCCAAGTGCGACTTCACCGCCTGGGACAAGCCCGTCCCCGTCACCTGCCCCGCCTGCAAGAACCCCATCATGGGCGAAAAGACCAAGAAGCCCCGGGGGAAGGATCCCATCCAGGTGCTCGTGTGCCCCAACTGCAAGCATGAAGAGCCGATGGGGTGA
- a CDS encoding cache domain-containing protein: protein MRPLFIPVLACVMALPLCSQAADRPKAEALVKEGLAFMKAHGKEAFLGEIQKGSGKFHVKPGGTLYLAAYDLEGNVLAHGADAALKGLNRLNVKDPDGVQYIKLQIAAGQQKTGGWVNFKRLNPETRKMEAKTSYCLAENGVVVFCGVYQ, encoded by the coding sequence GTGCGTCCACTGTTCATTCCCGTGCTGGCCTGTGTCATGGCGCTGCCGCTCTGCTCCCAGGCCGCCGACCGTCCCAAGGCCGAGGCCCTGGTGAAAGAGGGCCTGGCCTTCATGAAGGCCCACGGCAAGGAGGCCTTCCTGGGCGAGATCCAGAAGGGCTCGGGCAAGTTCCACGTGAAGCCCGGCGGCACCCTGTACCTGGCCGCCTACGACCTGGAGGGCAACGTGCTGGCCCACGGCGCCGACGCCGCCCTCAAGGGCCTGAACCGCCTGAATGTGAAGGATCCCGATGGCGTGCAGTACATCAAGCTGCAGATCGCCGCGGGCCAGCAGAAGACCGGCGGCTGGGTGAACTTCAAGCGCCTGAACCCCGAGACCCGCAAGATGGAAGCGAAGACCTCGTACTGCCTGGCTGAGAACGGTGTCGTGGTGTTCTGCGGCGTCTATCAGTGA
- a CDS encoding alpha/beta fold hydrolase — MPAAPPLLLVLLPGMDGTGLMFEPFVKALAGFEARVVRYPATMTAYPDCVAFARQQLPTDQPFLLLGESFSGPVAIALAAEAPEGLVGLVLCSSFARNPRPEWLWLRPLLRLLPPLQLPLPLLRRLLLGRGAAGELVRLTTAMLPHFPTAAMKGRTLAVAAVDHTALLDRIPVPMLALCASHDRLVPKRAAAWIQAHRSQLDITTLQGPHWLLQTRPEACLRAIQAFVDLLPSREATTGNPDQS; from the coding sequence ATGCCCGCCGCGCCGCCCCTCCTCCTCGTCCTGCTGCCCGGCATGGACGGCACGGGGCTCATGTTCGAGCCCTTCGTCAAGGCCCTGGCGGGCTTCGAGGCGCGGGTGGTGCGGTACCCGGCGACGATGACCGCCTACCCGGACTGCGTGGCCTTCGCGCGCCAGCAGCTGCCCACGGACCAGCCCTTCCTGCTGCTGGGGGAATCCTTCTCGGGTCCGGTGGCCATCGCCCTGGCAGCGGAAGCACCGGAGGGCCTGGTCGGCCTGGTGCTCTGCAGCAGCTTCGCCCGGAACCCCCGCCCCGAGTGGCTCTGGCTGCGCCCCCTGCTGCGCCTGCTGCCGCCCCTGCAGCTGCCGCTGCCCCTCCTGCGCCGCCTGCTGCTGGGCAGGGGCGCCGCCGGGGAGCTGGTCCGGCTCACGACGGCCATGCTCCCCCACTTCCCCACCGCCGCCATGAAGGGCCGCACCCTGGCGGTGGCCGCCGTGGACCACACGGCCCTGCTGGACCGGATTCCGGTGCCCATGCTGGCCCTCTGCGCCAGCCACGACCGGCTGGTGCCGAAACGTGCCGCGGCGTGGATCCAGGCCCATCGATCGCAGCTGGACATCACCACCCTGCAGGGCCCCCACTGGCTCCTGCAGACCCGCCCCGAAGCCTGCCTGCGGGCCATCCAGGCCTTCGTGGACCTGCTGCCCTCCCGTGAAGCAACCACGGGGAACCCCGATCAAAGCTGA